DNA sequence from the Aptenodytes patagonicus unplaced genomic scaffold, bAptPat1.pri.cur scaffold_74, whole genome shotgun sequence genome:
CATGGACTCTTGACTGGGCCCTTTGCTTGTCCAGCTGCTCAGGAACAAGCTCCAGTGCCTCCGGGAGAGACAGAAAGGCCTCCAAGAGCCAACAGCGTTGTGAGTGGCGATGGGGCCCTGACTGAAACCTGggacaggggggtggggggtgctgagctgctccaggcagaccTCTGCCACTTGCAGACATCTTTCTGGCTCCTGtccgctcctccagcctgctcggGAGAGCCCTTTGTCTTCTCCTATGCGGCTCAACACATCTCTGAGCAACTCGGGACtcctggaagcagctctgcacaactctgagcagctcccaggctctcctccatgccccccaggcctggggcaggacaggggcggggggtgggtctgtgcagtgctggggtgccaggggtgcctggtgccagccccagcagaggctgggcagcaccctGGCTCCCTGTTGGCCTCCTGGGAGACCGCCATGCCGGCCGAGGTCTCTTCTCACAGCCTAGAACTCCACGGTgtccacagcaggaggaagacgGTGCAGGCAGACGAGACCAATCCGTCgctgctgcaggagatggtgGCTGTGCGGCTGGTAGGACAGACAACCCCGCTGTGGGCCTTGGGGAGGGATGGGTCTGCACTGTGCCTGGGGGACATGAGGGCACCAATCTCAGCGAGGACGAGGGACGGGGTCTGAGCCCTCAAACCTCGGCCAGCTCGCGCACCCTAACACATATCCCTGCTGTGCCTTGGCCTGTAGGAGGAGCAGCGGGCTTCAAGGAGGCATAAGGTCACTTCTTGGCTGAGGTGAGTTTCCCGGGGGgcttggggtgctggggctctTCCGTAGGCAGTGGGATGCCCGTGCCAGTGGTCCAAGGGCATTAGGCAGCTTTGGACTTCTCTGGGATGAAAAGTTTcggtatttcttttcttcccagcttggGGGGCGCATAGCGGGGGATTTTGGGGCCCACTGGGGAGACGTACAGTAGGGCTGAGAGAGATGCCCGTGCCCCTCACTCCAGTCCTGAGCAgggagtgctgtgcccagcatgGTGCAAGATCCCATGGTGGTGTTCGAAAGAGGGTGGCTGGAAAGAGCTGAGACAAAtttgccccctgctctgcctgacccctctcctgtcccccaggaGACTTCTTCTGTTCCTCgccttgctgcagtttgctgtcctCATCCTGGTGCTGCTGAAGAGGGACATCCTTAACTGGGTCCTGCCGCCAAAGCTGGCGGCCGCCTTTGGGAGCCGCCCAGCGAGGTCCcggttcttttgaaataaaacgagaaagagaataaagaaatctgtgattGTAGGACAAGTGCGTCACCTTGTCAATGAATGTCAGCTGACGGGTTcgagggaggtggctgctgctttcccttctgcctgtgcGCTCCCCACGATGACTCTGCCTGTACACCTCTATGGACCGAGTACAGGTTCATGGGAAGACGACGAGCCACAATGACCACCTGCAGGCCCAAGAGCTCCTTTAGGAGTAAAACAAAGAAGATGTGTGGCAGCTcgacagcctggagaaggaccagctcAGGTCGGGCCCTTTcgtcctgggctgctcctgtgctgggccagaTGGAAGGCAGCAGacatctgccatgctcctgcagaggctcGCCCCCAAGGAGGGCTGCAGACCCCTCCAGCGCATCCGTGCCCAATGCACGGTCTGGGCAGACCTTCCtgcggcctttcagtatataaagggggcttagaagaaagatggagggagaccttttaccaaggcttgtagtgccaggacaaggggcaaccacgtacccgctccccccccccccccgctgcccctctAGACATCCTGGCCCTGGCCTGCTTCCCGGCTCAGCCCCACACTCGCgatgctgggcagggcagcgTACTTGGGGTCAGCCATGGCTGGGGGGGCAttaatggggggtggggggtgggggtgggggatgtTTACCGGGGGATGCATGCAGGGACTTAGCAGCGGCTCAGCCACCAGTAACATCAACAGTG
Encoded proteins:
- the LOC143173406 gene encoding uncharacterized protein LOC143173406 is translated as MAVPAGIRLYLCQHLRCCAQLEGKKRQELQETMEQLSMKNCIVARHFKNNRQELQQLEGLVAQTKADLFQGKAEGGTAVQELIKWEQWSDLAEAVQEQVEVKKLLRNKLQCLRERQKGLQEPTAFRRKTVQADETNPSLLQEMVAVRLEEQRASRRHKVTSWLRRLLLFLALLQFAVLILVLLKRDILNWVLPPKLAAAFGSRPARSRFF